A genome region from Candidatus Poribacteria bacterium includes the following:
- a CDS encoding sigma-70 family RNA polymerase sigma factor — protein MKNSDTELIQRTLAGDQRAFSTLVRKYQKPLHALVWRKIGDFHIAEEITQDIFLNVYKKLQTLKNPNRFAGWLYVIATRRCIAWLKKKRISMESLDAMPPDELEELAYAQYHAEQQEEVVSERHREVVKRLLQKLPESERTVVTLHYLGDMTCEDISKFLGVSPNTVKSRLHRARKRLKEQEHMVREVLGGFQLFASLVENVLREIAHIKPAAPTGSKPWLPWALATSTTIFVILLMGSGTQDLARFQQPYSFDARSEMTVELVDTSLVRASKQKLGVRNQFGNTDTLSKNKGNIGPREDARKIAADRSKQKETPVIKSRWVLTNGPEGTSGGRAGLFTTSKRKIYAVASRGIYQLTENANAWTLICESSPTRQFQMPMAEWDDTLYILTPDELLTSTDEGKTWNSVGTRPKGRAFELLITNETFYLVFEKHIFRSDDAGKRWIPMIQELHAHITKRNGSPDISISDAVTLDNAVFVGTNRGLYRITTGVWERLPVYGPQFINSLVAIENRLYVIAGSDCTRSANSFEESHKLDHSVEILKFPPRIFRSVDFGDTWDDLSPIEGKGTDGRLWMALPPTDDDFRLQMFSGIQLVAIGETLTVMGTGVLLRSNDSGDTWTHVKAGKNVLSQSIFPVVALDENNFYTSDISGIARSTDAGVSWHPFSAGMINSHVQKLLMLENVLYALTPEGVVKSTDLGESWTSIRVDVGDDIKKKGMLQKKQTAPDLLSHAKIAKTKGSLYVSNSTTDKVEVFHLSSDGDVLKPVRRMPVFTENTLEVEWLNRFKNAPRNVSELSRQRKADMPRIVEERLTNGGFTIAGNTVFMEYRQKLFRWHRSEKRWFNTGLVDSTERADGTDTSKGLTLAASHNMVYAGKRDGSLFQSLNSGGDWKEITANLPFTFAYFKDMVFARTTVYVLTDQGVMNSHDGINWNALTDTEGNRIPISRIAVDGNRIYGVCNQGIYRINPKTDTWIQILPEVPDEATALAVGRGILYIGTRHSGVLRLPLNEL, from the coding sequence ATGAAAAACAGCGATACTGAATTAATTCAACGGACCTTGGCGGGCGACCAGCGTGCTTTCAGCACACTTGTGCGCAAATACCAAAAGCCGCTCCACGCGCTTGTATGGCGAAAGATTGGCGACTTCCATATCGCTGAAGAAATCACGCAAGATATATTCCTTAACGTCTACAAGAAACTCCAAACACTGAAAAATCCAAATCGGTTTGCCGGATGGCTGTATGTAATTGCCACTCGCCGATGTATCGCTTGGTTGAAGAAGAAACGGATTTCGATGGAGTCTTTGGATGCAATGCCTCCAGATGAATTAGAGGAGTTGGCGTATGCGCAATATCACGCTGAACAACAAGAAGAAGTCGTGAGTGAGCGACACCGTGAGGTCGTCAAACGTCTCCTCCAAAAGTTGCCGGAGAGTGAACGCACGGTTGTAACGCTCCATTATCTCGGGGACATGACCTGCGAAGACATTAGCAAGTTTTTGGGGGTATCACCGAATACAGTCAAAAGTCGGCTCCATCGCGCTCGAAAGCGATTGAAAGAGCAGGAGCACATGGTTCGTGAAGTTTTAGGCGGTTTCCAGTTGTTTGCATCGTTGGTCGAAAATGTTCTACGAGAAATTGCGCACATCAAACCTGCAGCCCCAACGGGGAGTAAGCCGTGGCTGCCGTGGGCATTAGCGACCTCTACTACCATTTTCGTGATATTGCTGATGGGAAGTGGCACGCAGGACTTAGCCCGATTCCAGCAGCCTTACAGTTTCGATGCAAGGTCAGAAATGACTGTTGAGCTTGTTGATACATCTCTTGTCCGGGCTTCAAAGCAAAAACTCGGTGTAAGAAATCAATTTGGAAATACCGATACGCTGAGTAAAAATAAAGGGAACATTGGTCCAAGAGAAGATGCACGGAAAATCGCTGCGGATCGGTCTAAACAGAAAGAAACACCCGTAATAAAATCGCGGTGGGTCCTAACGAACGGACCGGAAGGCACTTCAGGTGGAAGGGCAGGTCTATTTACCACATCCAAGCGAAAAATTTACGCTGTTGCATCGAGAGGGATTTATCAACTAACAGAGAACGCAAACGCTTGGACCCTTATCTGTGAAAGCAGTCCAACGCGTCAGTTTCAGATGCCGATGGCAGAATGGGATGACACCCTCTATATTTTGACGCCTGATGAACTCTTAACCTCAACCGATGAAGGTAAAACATGGAATTCTGTTGGCACTCGACCAAAGGGACGCGCTTTTGAATTACTCATCACCAATGAAACCTTTTACCTCGTTTTTGAAAAACATATCTTTCGATCTGATGATGCCGGTAAGCGTTGGATACCGATGATACAGGAACTGCACGCCCATATTACAAAGAGGAACGGCTCGCCAGACATATCAATTTCGGACGCTGTCACACTTGATAACGCTGTGTTTGTGGGAACAAACCGAGGGCTTTATCGCATTACTACAGGAGTTTGGGAAAGGTTACCCGTCTACGGTCCCCAATTTATTAATTCGTTAGTAGCCATTGAAAATAGACTCTATGTTATAGCAGGGTCCGATTGTACACGGTCTGCCAACTCATTTGAGGAATCCCATAAACTTGATCACTCGGTTGAGATATTAAAGTTTCCACCGAGAATTTTTCGTTCAGTCGACTTCGGTGATACTTGGGACGACCTTTCACCGATAGAAGGAAAAGGAACAGACGGCAGATTATGGATGGCGTTACCACCAACTGATGACGATTTTCGGCTCCAGATGTTCAGTGGTATCCAGTTGGTTGCAATTGGCGAAACACTTACAGTGATGGGGACTGGTGTGCTACTGCGTTCAAATGATAGTGGAGACACATGGACGCATGTAAAAGCTGGCAAAAATGTGTTGAGTCAGAGTATTTTCCCTGTTGTCGCTTTGGACGAAAATAATTTTTACACGTCCGACATTTCTGGGATAGCACGGTCAACGGATGCCGGGGTCTCGTGGCACCCGTTTTCTGCCGGAATGATAAACTCTCATGTTCAGAAGTTACTCATGCTTGAGAATGTTCTCTATGCACTCACGCCTGAAGGGGTCGTCAAATCAACGGATCTCGGAGAATCTTGGACATCCATTCGAGTAGATGTCGGTGACGATATTAAGAAAAAAGGGATGCTTCAAAAAAAGCAGACGGCTCCAGATTTACTGAGTCATGCGAAAATCGCAAAAACCAAGGGTTCACTCTATGTAAGCAACAGTACAACCGATAAGGTTGAGGTTTTTCATCTTTCATCTGATGGAGATGTTCTAAAACCTGTCCGACGGATGCCAGTTTTTACCGAGAACACACTGGAAGTTGAATGGCTGAACAGATTTAAAAACGCGCCTCGCAATGTGAGTGAATTGAGTCGTCAGCGAAAAGCAGATATGCCACGTATTGTTGAAGAGCGACTCACGAATGGTGGGTTTACAATCGCTGGTAACACTGTCTTCATGGAGTACCGACAGAAACTCTTCAGATGGCACCGAAGCGAAAAGCGGTGGTTCAATACAGGTCTTGTAGATTCCACCGAACGCGCTGACGGTACTGATACGTCTAAAGGTCTCACACTCGCGGCTTCGCACAATATGGTCTATGCCGGTAAACGGGATGGTTCCCTATTTCAGTCTCTTAACAGTGGTGGCGATTGGAAAGAAATTACTGCGAACTTACCCTTTACCTTTGCGTATTTCAAAGATATGGTCTTTGCTCGGACAACCGTCTATGTCCTAACGGATCAAGGCGTTATGAATTCGCACGATGGCATCAATTGGAACGCTCTGACGGATACCGAGGGAAACCGAATTCCTATCTCTCGGATAGCAGTAGACGGTAATAGGATTTACGGTGTGTGCAATCAAGGCATATATCGGATAAATCCTAAGACGGATACATGGATTCAGATTTTACCCGAGGTTCCTGATGAGGCAACTGCCCTCGCTGTGGGGCGTGGCATACTCTACATCGGCACGCGGCACAGCGGTGTCCTCCGTTTGCCACTTAATGAACTGTAG
- a CDS encoding WD40 repeat domain-containing protein — translation MKAQIFSIRNAPVGFIGFLLLITTIGCRVFVNRVIGLDPVLLAQEDLHRMGLRKSERIRDPYGISEPKEFHLIVGFEQRGYQLNVQYWLFNSSSTAKKAAEVEWIWTFAAMPNFHPELNPEDVIGTGTWRRIHTGWKEWEKGPTDIYFVKSNLLVRIRTNGHPSDRLQFARDAARKIEAQIEAVLRKDGRTVISGGKDRDKAVRLWEVKTVDPVKTFKRTYTIESVNFSPDGKKIVSGGRDTGKSVRLWDADTGNLLKMLTGHTYAVASVSFSPDGKKIVSGGWGKTVRLWDVETGSLLKTLKGHKGRIASVSFSPDRKRVVSGSFDDTVRLWNVETGNLLKTLKGHKIYVTSVSFSPDGKTLASGNVDGSVWLWDVETGNLLKILRGHKGSIASVDFSPDGKRIVGSSVGRVVGDSVEAAILLWDTSLVK, via the coding sequence ATGAAAGCACAGATTTTCTCAATCAGGAATGCACCAGTAGGCTTCATAGGTTTTCTTCTGCTTATAACAACAATCGGGTGTAGGGTTTTCGTCAATCGCGTCATCGGACTCGATCCCGTTCTCCTCGCACAGGAGGATCTCCACAGGATGGGACTAAGAAAGAGTGAGCGCATCCGCGATCCTTACGGGATCAGTGAGCCTAAGGAATTCCATCTTATCGTAGGGTTCGAGCAGCGTGGATATCAACTGAATGTTCAATATTGGTTATTTAATTCCTCGTCCACTGCGAAAAAAGCGGCGGAGGTCGAGTGGATATGGACCTTTGCTGCCATGCCGAACTTTCACCCCGAGCTGAATCCTGAGGATGTCATTGGAACTGGGACATGGCGCCGCATCCACACGGGTTGGAAGGAGTGGGAAAAGGGGCCTACTGACATCTATTTCGTGAAATCCAATCTCCTCGTTAGGATCAGGACAAACGGGCACCCGTCGGATCGACTGCAGTTTGCTCGGGACGCTGCCCGAAAGATTGAAGCCCAAATTGAGGCAGTATTGCGCAAAGACGGCAGAACGGTCATCAGTGGAGGTAAAGATAGGGACAAGGCGGTTCGTTTATGGGAGGTCAAGACGGTCGATCCTGTGAAAACGTTCAAGAGAACGTATACGATTGAGAGTGTAAATTTCTCTCCAGATGGCAAGAAAATCGTTAGCGGGGGTAGAGATACGGGCAAGTCGGTCCGTTTATGGGATGCCGACACTGGGAATCTTTTGAAAATGCTTACCGGGCATACGTATGCGGTTGCGAGTGTGAGTTTCTCTCCAGACGGCAAAAAAATCGTTAGCGGGGGTTGGGGCAAGACGGTTCGTTTATGGGATGTCGAGACGGGCAGCCTGTTGAAAACTCTCAAGGGGCATAAAGGCAGGATTGCGAGTGTGAGTTTTTCCCCTGATCGCAAGAGAGTCGTTAGTGGAAGTTTCGACGATACAGTTCGTTTATGGAATGTCGAGACGGGGAATCTTTTAAAAACCCTCAAAGGGCATAAGATTTATGTTACGAGTGTGAGTTTTTCGCCCGACGGTAAAACGCTCGCCAGTGGGAATGTGGACGGTTCGGTTTGGTTATGGGATGTCGAGACGGGCAACCTCTTGAAAATCCTCAGAGGGCATAAGGGGAGTATTGCGAGTGTAGATTTTTCACCCGACGGCAAGAGGATTGTCGGGAGTAGTGTGGGAAGGGTCGTCGGGGACAGTGTGGAGGCAGCAATTCTGCTATGGGACACATCCTTGGTTAAATGA
- a CDS encoding ABC transporter permease subunit gives MLTTLIRRELLDNLMTFRFAVAVLIMLLLVVANTFVLIKDYERRLAAYNTTLQTEHQRSREIKTYSGGRLNVARPPNPLSIFNVGLDKRLGNEIWISHGFVPTLWDAGTYKMTNPLLNLFSSIDIVFIFEVVLSLIALIFAYDAIAGERERGTLRLVVTHPVSRGQILLAKYISAILCLLVPLLMSLLLAVILLTTSTAISLSIGDFLRIGGIILSSIVYLSVFYFIGMLISAVTHSTGTALMLAMFIWGFWVLVYPNAVLATIDPPQTSQTRMVSAYEEIKQMWEEFDRERKHFLANDAFPGEDPHFGMVGEDPNFNQIWGSGYHYEYFHRDSSILRYDYHVVSNIEKLHEASKPQIPHAQDYYRFLGPQIINTAERAWLVRKQTLETIFVQPAIVDRILLRGSPVGMYNAATQAWAGTDLRGLRDFFQAARRHRRTLIDYYYDKNAFGAQQWFSADKGAVDWEHLPQFSFQRVDVTTNAKRALPDVCILVMLNIILFVIIFLIFIKSEV, from the coding sequence ATGTTAACAACGCTCATCCGCAGAGAACTCCTCGACAACCTGATGACGTTCCGCTTTGCCGTAGCCGTCCTCATTATGTTGTTGCTCGTCGTTGCCAATACCTTCGTGCTTATCAAGGATTATGAGCGACGGTTAGCAGCTTACAACACCACTCTCCAAACAGAGCATCAGCGATCGCGGGAAATAAAAACCTATTCGGGCGGAAGATTGAACGTTGCCCGCCCACCAAATCCGTTGAGTATTTTCAATGTCGGGTTGGATAAACGGTTGGGAAACGAAATTTGGATATCTCACGGTTTTGTGCCGACGTTGTGGGATGCTGGAACGTATAAAATGACGAACCCACTTCTCAACCTCTTCTCTTCGATTGATATTGTTTTTATTTTTGAGGTCGTTCTGAGTCTAATAGCACTTATTTTCGCCTACGATGCGATTGCGGGGGAACGCGAGCGCGGCACATTACGTTTAGTCGTAACGCATCCGGTGAGTCGCGGTCAAATCCTGCTTGCGAAATACATCAGTGCGATACTCTGCTTGCTTGTTCCGTTACTGATGAGTCTGCTCCTCGCGGTGATTTTACTGACAACATCCACTGCCATTTCTCTGAGTATTGGTGATTTCCTCCGTATCGGTGGGATTATCTTGAGTTCAATTGTTTATCTGTCGGTATTCTACTTCATCGGTATGCTAATTTCAGCAGTAACCCATAGTACCGGTACCGCGCTGATGCTTGCTATGTTTATCTGGGGGTTTTGGGTGTTGGTGTATCCAAACGCGGTTCTTGCCACGATTGACCCTCCTCAGACTTCTCAAACACGTATGGTATCCGCTTACGAGGAAATTAAACAGATGTGGGAGGAATTCGACAGAGAGCGAAAGCACTTCCTTGCGAATGATGCCTTTCCAGGAGAAGATCCACACTTTGGTATGGTAGGAGAAGATCCGAATTTCAACCAGATATGGGGATCAGGTTACCACTACGAATATTTTCATAGAGATTCCTCAATACTTAGGTATGACTACCACGTTGTTTCAAACATTGAGAAACTGCATGAAGCATCCAAACCTCAGATACCACACGCGCAGGATTATTATCGCTTCCTCGGACCGCAGATCATCAACACCGCAGAACGCGCGTGGCTTGTCCGAAAACAGACACTCGAAACTATCTTCGTTCAACCAGCGATTGTTGATCGCATCCTTTTGAGAGGCTCACCAGTCGGGATGTACAACGCTGCAACGCAAGCGTGGGCAGGGACAGACTTGCGCGGACTCAGAGATTTTTTTCAAGCGGCGCGAAGGCACCGACGGACCTTGATTGATTATTACTACGATAAGAACGCTTTCGGGGCGCAGCAATGGTTTTCTGCTGATAAGGGCGCGGTAGATTGGGAGCATTTGCCGCAGTTTTCTTTTCAAAGGGTTGACGTTACCACAAACGCTAAACGGGCGTTGCCGGATGTTTGTATACTGGTCATGCTTAATATAATTCTGTTCGTAATAATATTTCTTATTTTTATCAAAAGTGAAGTGTAG
- a CDS encoding PQQ-binding-like beta-propeller repeat protein, which yields MDCNETKGVIQLKPQFIYIANLALLLIFTVSVTSAEKEIALWGGTLSRNMVSDEMNIPESWDLETGESIKWTAELGSQSYAGPLVIGGKVFVGTNNKALYNPKLTGDRGNLMAFNESDGKFLWQATHTKLTSGRVNDWPLQGICSTPFIEGDRLYYVSNRCEVVCVDTEGFLDGENDGPFTEETETSEIDADIIWSYDMMDELDVFPHNLATCSPLAVGDLLFLETSNGVDEGHIHIPSPDAPSFIALNKHTGELVWEDASPGENILHGQWSNPAYGVIKGVPQVIIPGGDGWVYAFEPETGDIIWKFDCNPKDSEWELGGRGTRNNIISTPVVYDDKVFVAVGQDPEHGEGVGHLWCIDASQTGDITDTAGIWHFGDEQFNRTMSTVAIADGLLYISDLSGFLYCLDVNTGDPYWTHDTFAAIWGSPYVVDGKIYLGDEDGDVVILKTGKTKQVLFETNMGSAVYTTPVAENGVLYIVTRNMLIAISE from the coding sequence ATGGACTGCAACGAAACAAAAGGAGTCATTCAATTGAAACCCCAATTTATCTACATCGCAAATCTTGCACTGCTACTCATTTTTACCGTATCGGTTACTTCAGCAGAAAAAGAGATTGCATTGTGGGGCGGCACGTTAAGCCGGAACATGGTATCCGATGAAATGAATATTCCCGAAAGTTGGGATCTGGAAACCGGCGAAAGTATTAAGTGGACAGCGGAACTCGGTTCCCAAAGTTATGCGGGACCTCTTGTTATCGGTGGCAAAGTCTTTGTCGGAACAAACAACAAAGCACTTTACAATCCCAAACTGACCGGCGACCGCGGAAATCTCATGGCGTTTAACGAATCCGATGGTAAATTTCTCTGGCAAGCCACCCATACCAAACTCACTTCAGGACGTGTTAACGACTGGCCCCTACAGGGTATCTGCTCCACGCCGTTTATTGAAGGCGACCGACTCTACTATGTTTCCAACCGGTGTGAAGTCGTCTGTGTTGACACTGAAGGCTTCCTTGATGGTGAAAACGACGGTCCCTTTACTGAAGAAACGGAAACCAGCGAGATTGATGCCGACATCATCTGGAGCTACGATATGATGGATGAGTTGGATGTTTTTCCGCATAACCTCGCTACCTGTTCACCGCTTGCTGTCGGAGATCTCCTTTTCTTGGAAACGAGCAACGGCGTTGATGAAGGGCATATCCATATCCCTTCACCTGATGCGCCGTCGTTCATCGCACTCAATAAACACACCGGCGAACTCGTCTGGGAAGATGCCTCGCCCGGCGAAAATATACTACACGGGCAGTGGTCGAACCCCGCTTACGGCGTTATCAAGGGTGTCCCGCAGGTTATCATCCCCGGCGGCGATGGTTGGGTTTATGCCTTTGAACCAGAGACCGGCGACATTATTTGGAAGTTTGATTGCAATCCAAAAGATTCTGAATGGGAACTCGGTGGACGCGGCACCCGCAACAATATTATCTCAACGCCTGTCGTCTATGATGACAAAGTCTTTGTCGCTGTTGGGCAGGACCCGGAGCACGGTGAAGGCGTGGGACATCTCTGGTGTATTGACGCTTCACAAACCGGTGATATTACCGACACTGCTGGCATCTGGCACTTCGGCGATGAACAGTTCAATCGCACCATGTCCACTGTAGCCATTGCTGACGGGCTCCTCTACATTTCGGATCTCAGTGGATTCCTTTACTGCTTAGATGTGAACACAGGAGACCCTTATTGGACGCATGACACCTTCGCTGCAATTTGGGGATCGCCTTATGTTGTGGACGGGAAAATCTACCTCGGCGATGAAGATGGCGATGTTGTGATTCTAAAAACCGGGAAAACAAAGCAGGTACTATTTGAAACCAACATGGGCAGTGCTGTCTATACGACACCTGTGGCTGAAAACGGTGTGCTTTACATCGTTACCCGTAATATGCTGATTGCGATTTCAGAATAG
- a CDS encoding ABC transporter permease subunit, with product MWHIAKREIYDNLNSLRFALATVLFLGLMLTNAVVHIKEHPVRMQKYHDAVTGSLNRLRSRTNLYHIAQEGPGYLYKKPSSLHFCADGGEAFLSDHVHGGFYAWATDGLAGFWQLDYMPASLSSKNIRPDTIKIDWEFAIGYVLSLIAILFTFDSISGERERGTLRLTLANSVPRHTVLIGKFLGALVSISVPFTLAVLMNLLVISTSNDVQLGVEVRNRLGIIFFIAILYLCLFLALGLLVSSRVRHSAASLVILLLTWVTFVVFMPSTLASIASGFSTPMTYDQFDQRARQLVNELRGEYDARLEGTREDPAKKMELAGEYVITDVTERERLSQEYLTQQHVQIQLARSVTRISPVVLVQHLLEVFAGTGFERHQQFVENVQRYAREYRGFVSDMDRADPDSLHIIGTYEGMSKKPISPESIPTFEDTLSLSRDFNAAAVDLLLLTLFFVVFLSGAFLAFVRIEI from the coding sequence ATGTGGCATATTGCGAAACGAGAAATTTACGACAATCTGAATAGCCTCCGGTTTGCGCTGGCAACAGTATTGTTTCTCGGCTTAATGCTGACCAATGCTGTTGTGCATATCAAGGAACACCCGGTGCGGATGCAAAAATATCACGATGCCGTCACAGGATCCCTGAATCGCTTAAGATCTCGAACGAATCTGTATCACATTGCGCAAGAAGGGCCCGGCTATCTTTACAAAAAGCCGTCATCTCTCCATTTCTGTGCAGATGGAGGTGAGGCGTTTTTGTCAGATCATGTCCACGGCGGATTTTACGCTTGGGCAACCGATGGCTTAGCAGGCTTCTGGCAGTTAGATTATATGCCTGCGTCTCTCAGTTCAAAAAATATTCGTCCGGACACTATCAAAATAGATTGGGAGTTTGCGATCGGGTACGTCTTGAGTCTCATCGCGATCCTATTCACCTTTGATTCGATTTCTGGCGAACGCGAACGTGGTACACTACGTTTGACATTGGCGAACTCGGTCCCGCGACATACCGTATTGATTGGTAAATTTTTAGGTGCACTGGTAAGTATTAGTGTCCCGTTTACGCTCGCGGTGTTAATGAATCTATTGGTAATTTCCACATCCAACGATGTGCAACTTGGCGTTGAGGTGCGGAACCGTTTAGGTATTATTTTTTTTATTGCGATTCTGTACCTGTGTCTGTTTCTTGCGTTAGGTTTGTTGGTGTCGTCACGTGTGCGGCACAGTGCAGCGAGTCTTGTGATACTTCTGTTAACGTGGGTCACCTTCGTGGTTTTTATGCCGAGCACGCTTGCCTCCATTGCAAGTGGATTTTCAACACCCATGACTTATGATCAATTCGACCAACGCGCCAGACAACTTGTAAACGAACTTAGAGGTGAATACGACGCTCGTTTGGAAGGCACGCGTGAGGATCCAGCGAAAAAAATGGAGTTAGCGGGTGAATACGTCATCACAGACGTAACGGAGCGGGAACGTTTGAGCCAAGAATACTTAACGCAACAGCATGTCCAAATTCAACTGGCGCGTTCTGTCACCCGCATCTCACCGGTCGTACTTGTCCAGCATCTTCTTGAGGTTTTTGCTGGAACTGGGTTTGAACGGCACCAACAATTTGTGGAGAACGTGCAGCGTTACGCCCGTGAATACCGAGGATTTGTCTCGGATATGGATAGAGCAGATCCTGATAGTCTCCATATCATTGGGACGTATGAGGGTATGTCGAAAAAGCCCATCAGCCCAGAATCAATTCCGACGTTTGAAGATACGCTCAGTCTTAGCCGTGATTTCAATGCTGCAGCAGTAGATTTGTTGTTGCTAACGCTATTTTTCGTTGTTTTTCTCTCTGGTGCGTTCCTTGCATTTGTACGCATTGAGATTTAG
- a CDS encoding PQQ-like beta-propeller repeat protein codes for MHHWKSSLCQLLICFALVALPMHAIAGDWPTWRGPNQDGTSAETGLISSWSTEGENLLWKAEFIGRSTPIILNDRVYVIGRVGKDITEQERIACFDAETGELIWNYQFNVFHTTISFNRVGWTSLAGDPETGNIYAHGVQGLFFCFDKDGNILWSRSLTEEYGRISGYGGRVHTPILAGDRVVISYLNSGWGDHAATRHRYFAFDKHTGELIWVSTPGGRPLDTTYSTPVVANINGQQLIIGGNADGGIYAMKQSTGEMVWGFKLSQRGINTSVIVSGTKVYATHSEENMDTTAMGRVVCIDATGTGDVTQTHEVWRYDGVNVGYASPTIHAGHLYVVDNSANIHAVNADTGEVYWEHNIGKVGKGSPVWADGKLYVAEVNGVFAILQPSEDGCELLSAQEISRATDEHYVEIFGSPAIADGRIYFTTEEHLYCIGRND; via the coding sequence TTGCACCATTGGAAATCAAGTCTTTGTCAACTACTTATTTGCTTTGCCTTGGTTGCGCTTCCTATGCACGCCATCGCTGGCGATTGGCCAACATGGCGAGGACCAAATCAGGACGGCACTTCTGCCGAAACCGGACTCATCTCATCTTGGTCAACTGAAGGTGAGAACCTGCTCTGGAAGGCAGAATTCATAGGGCGTTCTACACCGATCATTCTCAATGACAGAGTCTACGTCATCGGGCGTGTCGGTAAAGACATCACCGAACAGGAACGTATCGCCTGCTTCGATGCTGAAACCGGCGAACTCATCTGGAATTATCAATTCAACGTCTTTCATACGACCATCTCTTTCAACCGGGTCGGATGGACGAGTCTCGCTGGTGACCCAGAAACCGGGAATATCTATGCACACGGGGTCCAAGGACTCTTCTTCTGTTTCGACAAAGATGGAAATATCCTCTGGTCGCGTTCGCTCACAGAAGAGTATGGACGGATATCCGGTTATGGAGGACGCGTTCACACCCCGATTCTCGCAGGCGACCGCGTCGTGATTAGTTATCTCAATTCAGGATGGGGCGACCATGCCGCAACACGCCACCGCTATTTTGCTTTCGACAAACACACTGGCGAACTGATTTGGGTTTCAACGCCGGGCGGCAGACCGTTAGACACGACTTACTCCACACCCGTCGTTGCCAATATCAACGGTCAGCAACTCATCATCGGTGGCAATGCTGATGGCGGTATCTACGCTATGAAACAGAGCACCGGAGAGATGGTCTGGGGATTTAAACTCAGTCAGCGGGGTATCAATACGTCCGTCATCGTTTCAGGCACGAAAGTCTACGCGACGCATAGCGAAGAGAATATGGATACTACCGCGATGGGACGGGTCGTCTGTATTGACGCAACCGGCACAGGCGATGTTACACAGACCCATGAAGTCTGGCGATATGATGGGGTTAATGTTGGATACGCGTCCCCTACAATTCACGCCGGACACCTCTATGTCGTGGATAACTCCGCGAATATTCACGCTGTGAATGCTGACACCGGTGAAGTCTACTGGGAACACAACATCGGCAAAGTCGGAAAAGGTTCCCCTGTCTGGGCAGATGGTAAGCTCTACGTCGCGGAAGTCAACGGCGTATTTGCGATCCTTCAACCCAGTGAGGATGGATGTGAACTGCTAAGTGCTCAGGAGATAAGCCGAGCAACGGATGAACACTACGTCGAGATCTTCGGTTCACCCGCTATTGCCGACGGACGCATCTATTTCACGACTGAGGAACACCTCTACTGTATCGGGAGGAACGATTGA